One genomic region from Bacillota bacterium encodes:
- a CDS encoding cyclase family protein: MVARIVDLSQEIYQGMPVFPLHQKTFIFQNITHEECVRQIGFGFATRNLLINEHGPTHSDAVYEYNPAGPTIERMPLEYFLGPAVCLDVSHISHEKYIEVQDLREALKRAGLEISRGDIVLLYTGHYNRNYGTAKWLTQYSGLSYEATEWLVQKGVVNIGVDAPAIDHPDDTKYSGHAVCARYGMTNTENLANLDKVAGKRFLYIGLPLRIRDGTGSPVRAVALLDE, encoded by the coding sequence CTGGTGGCAAGGATCGTGGACTTGTCGCAAGAGATCTACCAGGGAATGCCCGTTTTCCCACTGCACCAGAAGACGTTCATTTTTCAGAATATAACTCACGAAGAGTGCGTTCGGCAGATCGGGTTTGGGTTTGCCACCAGAAACCTGCTCATCAACGAACATGGGCCGACGCATAGCGACGCTGTTTACGAGTATAACCCTGCGGGCCCGACGATTGAACGGATGCCTCTCGAGTATTTCCTCGGCCCCGCCGTGTGCCTCGATGTGTCACACATATCTCATGAAAAGTACATTGAAGTCCAAGACCTGCGAGAAGCGCTTAAGAGGGCTGGCTTGGAAATTTCGAGAGGCGATATCGTCCTGCTCTACACGGGACACTACAACCGAAACTACGGCACCGCGAAATGGCTCACTCAATACTCGGGGCTGAGTTATGAGGCCACCGAATGGCTGGTGCAGAAAGGCGTAGTTAACATCGGCGTTGACGCGCCAGCCATCGACCACCCGGATGACACGAAATACTCAGGCCACGCCGTGTGTGCTCGGTACGGCATGACCAACACTGAGAACCTCGCCAATCTGGATAAGGTAGCGGGCAAGCGTTTCCTGTACATCGGGTTGCCGCTCAGAATCAGGGACGGCACCGGTTCACCGGTGAGGGCGGTAGCCTTGCTCGATGAGTAG
- a CDS encoding NCS2 family permease: protein MNLSDLLAAMAVVVNGLPQGLLALTYGFAAFPTALGFAVGTIGAVAFSQVAPISFQAESIVLAGTMGRDREERLNIVILTGIVMTIVGALGLLEPTIRFIGPAILNGMMAGVGVILATAAINMIRANYVVGGLSAAAAILTYAWSKNLVHTIVISVLLSSAIWIFVKKQESDASPAGDLSIEVLKRTPWKINPHVIRSTLAMITLQIGGNIAYGSITGGIANTPVNVDHITLYSGIADAVSALFGGGPVEAIISGTAAAPHPMISAVLMMGIMTVILALKLLPRIARHVPSESIAGFLFVLGAIVVFPANIGLGLKESPVTAGVTAVVTAATDPFLGMVAGVILRFLM from the coding sequence ATGAACTTGAGCGACTTGTTAGCAGCTATGGCGGTCGTTGTAAACGGCTTACCTCAAGGACTCCTGGCATTGACGTACGGGTTTGCGGCCTTTCCTACCGCTTTGGGCTTTGCGGTCGGCACGATCGGCGCAGTTGCCTTTTCTCAGGTGGCGCCAATATCGTTCCAGGCGGAGTCCATCGTATTGGCCGGCACCATGGGTCGCGATAGGGAAGAGCGCCTCAACATCGTAATCTTGACGGGTATCGTCATGACAATCGTAGGAGCCCTGGGCCTGCTCGAGCCCACCATTCGCTTCATAGGGCCCGCCATCTTAAACGGTATGATGGCCGGCGTGGGTGTGATACTCGCTACTGCGGCCATAAACATGATCAGGGCGAACTATGTTGTTGGCGGGCTTTCCGCCGCAGCCGCCATCCTCACTTACGCCTGGTCAAAGAACCTCGTACATACCATAGTGATAAGCGTGCTCCTCAGCTCTGCTATATGGATCTTCGTGAAGAAGCAAGAGAGCGATGCCTCTCCGGCCGGCGATCTCTCTATCGAGGTTCTGAAGAGAACTCCTTGGAAGATTAACCCCCACGTCATAAGGAGCACCCTGGCTATGATCACTCTCCAGATCGGGGGGAATATAGCGTATGGGAGTATTACCGGTGGCATCGCTAATACCCCGGTTAACGTCGACCACATAACGCTGTACTCCGGGATTGCCGACGCCGTTAGCGCCTTGTTTGGAGGAGGCCCGGTGGAAGCCATTATTAGCGGTACGGCTGCTGCACCCCATCCCATGATCAGCGCCGTCTTGATGATGGGCATAATGACGGTGATACTGGCGTTGAAACTTCTTCCCAGGATAGCCAGGCACGTTCCCAGTGAATCGATCGCGGGATTCCTATTTGTCCTGGGAGCCATCGTCGTATTCCCTGCCAACATCGGGCTCGGGCTCAAGGAATCTCCAGTTACAGCCGGCG